The genomic segment TCGGCCGCTTGATGCGCAGCGCCACCCCGGGATCCTTCTCGAGCTGGATCGTGGTGTGATCGATGCCGAAGCGCGCGTGGAGCACCGCGTGAAGCTCGTCGAGCAGGCGCTCGCTCTCGGCCAGATCCTCGACCACCACGTGAGCGCTCATGGCTTCCCGCCCCGACGTCAACGTCCACACGTGCAGGTCGTGGATGCGCCGGACCCCGGCCACCTGCGTCATGGCCGCGCCGATCTCGTCCAGCTGCAGGTGGGGCGGCGTTCCCTCCAGCAGGACGTTGACGGCCTGCACCAGCAGGCGCCACGTCCGGGGCACGATGAACACCGCGATGGCGGCACTGACGAGGGGATCCACCAGCGTCCAGCCGGTGAGCAAGATCACGAACCCGGCAACCAGCACGCCCACCGAGGCCAGAGCGTCGGCCACCACTTCCAGATAGGCCCCCCGGATGTTCAGGCTCTCCCGGGCCCCCCGGCGTAGCAGCCAGGCCGAGAACAGGTTGACGCCCAGCCCCACCGTCGCGATGGCCAGCATGGGGACGGCCATGATGGCCGGCGGCGCGAACAGCCGCCGGTACGCCTCGGTCAGGATGACGCCCGCGATCACGAGCAAGATCAGCGCGTTGACGAGAGCGGCCAGGATCTCCACCCGGTAGTAGCCGAACGTCTTGGCCGGCGTCGGCGGCCGCCCGGCGATCCACACGGCGAAGAGCGCCAGGGCCAGCCCGCCGACATCGGTGAGCATGTGGCCGGCGTCCGCAGCCAGCGCCAGGCTGCTGGTCCAGATCGCGCCGACGGTCTCGACGAGCATGAACGCTCCGGTCAGAACCAGCACGGCCACGAGCCGGCGGCGCGAGCGGCCGGCGGCGGTCTCTCGGTGTTCGTGCATCATCGAACCGATCCTAACAGGCCGCTGAGAAGGCCCGGCGGGATCCTAGCACCGGCGCGGCCCGAGCCTCGCGGAGAGATCCCCTGCATCGTGCTGGGGCTGGTGGTGCTGACCGGCGCCGCGATCATCCGCTGGTGGGTGATCCGGACTCGACCCGACTGCTGTAGCGAGCTGGCGGCGCTCGCGCAGCCGACGCGCCGCCTCAAACCGCCGCGCGGGATCCACGTCGTTCATCCGTCGTGCCCGCCACATCTCGAAAATCAGCCGGGCCGTGCGCGGTCCACTATACAATAGCGGTCGGACCGGGGCCGCGGGCGGGGTTGCCGGCGTCCTGCTCGCGGTCTGGGAAAAAGGACAGGGCATGAACGGGGAACGAAAGCTGGCGTTGTTCATCGACTTCGAGAACATCGCCCGCGGGGTCAAGGAGGCGCAGTACAAGCAGTTCGAGATCAAGCTGGTGCTGGAGCGGCTACTCGAGAAGGGCAAGATCATCGTGCGCCGCGCCTATGCCGACTGGAGCCGCTTCACCGAGTACAAGCGCCCGTTTCACGAGTGGGCCATCGAGCTCATCGACGTCCCCCAGAGCCGCTACAGCGGCAAGAACTCCGCCGACATCCGCATGGTCGTGGACGCGCTGGACCTGGCCTACGGCAAGTCGCACATCGACGCCTTCGCCCTGGTCTCCGGCGACTCCGACTTCTCGCCGCTGGTCTCCAAGCTGCGCGAGAACGACCGCTACGTGATCGGGCTCGGAGTCAAGTCGTCCTCATCCGACCTGCTGGTGGCCAACTGCGACGAGTTCATCTTCTACGAGGACCTCATCCGGGACACCAAGAAGACGAACCTGTTGCGGGGCCTGCCCGAGAAGAAGGCCGAGGCCATGGCGCAGCTCATCGACGCCATCCAGGCGCTCCTGCGCGAGAACAAAGAAACGTTGTGGGGATCCATGGTCAAACAGACCATGATCCGCAAGAACCCCGCCTTCAACGAGTCCTATTACGGATACTCCACGTTCTCGAAGCTACTGGAGGATGCCGCCAAGCAGAAAATCGTCACCCTGGAGCGCGACGAGAAGAGCGGCACCTACGTCATCACTTCACTCACCGAGGAGAGCGGGCGGGCGGCCTAGGGGCGTTGCGCGATATTCGGGGCCAGCGTATTCTTGGCCCGCATGAACGACAGGGCGTGCGAATTCCGTTGTGGTCCCGAATCCGCTGTAGGTTCCGGCCGCTCTGCTCGGCGCCATCCGATCCCCGACCCATGGCCTTCGTAAGCGTCGCCACCCCCGACGAGATTCCCATCGGTCACGGTCTCCTGGTCGAGCGCAACGACCGCACGGTGGCCATCTTCAACGCCGGCGCCGGGCGCTTCTTCGCCTGCGCGGCTTCCTGTCCCCACGAGGACGGACCGCTCGCCGAAGGCTGGCTGGAAGGTGACGCGGTGGTGTGCCCCTGGCACGGCTTCGACTTCGATCTGGCCACCGGTCGCTGTCGCGTGGACGCCGACCTGGCGATTCCCGTCTATCCGGTCCGGGTATCGGCCGGCGCCGTGGAGGTCGACCTGCCGTGAGCCCGCCGGCGAGCAGTCTCTACGTTCAGGCCGCCGACCACCCGTGGGTCGAACGGCGGCCCGCGTGTTCTGGAAGATCCTCCGGGAGGAGGGCGACCGGCGAACGGTGCTCACCCGCTACGCGCCCGGCGCCACGATCCCCCGCCACCGGCACCTCGGCGAGGAGCAGATCTACGTGCTGGAGGGCAGCGTCGCCGACGATACCGGTACGTGCACAAACGGCAACTACGCCCGGCGACCGCCGGGCTGTATCCACACCGTGACCAGCCGCGCGGGCGCGCTGGTGCTCGCCGTGATGTCCGGCGGTACCGAGCGATGCTAGCTTCGCCCGGGGCGGCATCGAGGGAAACCGTGGCCGAACGCGCCGTCCCACACGTGCGAAAGTTTCTCGGGCAACGACTGCGCGCCCTGCGCAAGCAGCGGGGCCTGAGCCAGGAACGCTTGGGGCGAAAGTCCGCGCTCAGCGGGAAGTTCATCGGTGAAGTGGAGCGCGGCGAGAAATCGATCTCTGTCGACAGTCTGTATCACGTGGCGGTGGCGCTCGAGGTGCCGCTACGCCACCTGACCGACGTGCGGCCGGGCCGGCGGACTCCGGTGCCCAGCGAAGAGGCCGAGCGCCTCTTCGCGATGGTGTGCGCGCACCGGCGCCCCGGCGAGGTGCGCAAGGCCCTCGAGGTCGTCCGGGCCATGCTGGGAGGCGCCGCGTGATGGCCGTCAGCGGCGCCGAGGTGGATGAATGCTGACCAGCGAACACGTATGGGTCGGCATCGGGCTGCTCGGCCAAGCGCTGTTCTCGGCGCGCTTCGTGGTGCAATGGCTCGCCACCGAGCGCAAGCGGCGCAGCGTGGTGCCCCGTCAATTTTGGTACTTTTCGATCGGCGGCGGCCTCACGCTTCTGGCCTACGCGATCTATCGCGTCGACCCCGTGTTCATTCTCGGGCAAGCCGCCGGGCTTCTGGTGTACTCTCGCAATCTCTATTTCATTCACCGCTACGGCGGGCAGGCGGCCGAGGCCTGACGTGGCGGAAGGACAAGGAGCGGCAGCAACTATGATTTGGGCCCAGTGTCAGACCCGTCCGGTGCTGATGATTCCCGGCCCCACCGAGCTTCCCCCGCCCGTGATCCAGGCCCTCAACCGCCCGCCGGCGATCCACTACGACGACTCGTTCGACGTCGGCATGCTGGAGCCCACCACGCTGGCGCTCCGCGAGGTGTTCCGGACCCGCAACGAAGTGCTCCTCCTGCCGGGCTCGGGCCGGACGGCGCTGGAAGCGGGAGCCACCTCGCTCATCGAGCCGGGCGACCGCGTCCTCGTCGTCGGCGCCGGCCAGTTCGGCGTCCTGATGCGGGACATCATGAACCGGGCGGGCGCGGCCTGGTCCGAGTTCAACGTCGAGCTGGGCCGCCCGCTCGACCTGACGGCGCTGGCCGCGGAGGCCGAGCGGTTGCGGCCCAAGGCCATCACGCTGGTGCACAACGAGACCTCCACGGGCACCACCTACCCGGCCGCGCAGGTCGGGGAGATCGCGCGGCGCGTGGGCGCGTTGTTCATGCTCGACACCGTGTCGGCCCTGGCCGGCATCGACGTGCGCACCGACGAGTGGGGCGTCGACCTCAACATGACCGGCTCCCAGAAATGTCTGGCCGCCCCGCTCGGGCTGGCCCTGGTGTCGGTGAGCGCCCGGGCCTGGGAGGCCATGGAGCGACGGCGGCGGCCGTCCCACAGCTGGTCCTACGACCTGCTCCGGTGGCGCGAGCACTGGATCCCCGAATCGCGAGGCGGCCGGCTCAGCGAGGGCGCCCCCCGGCGGCAACCCGTCTCCATCCCCACGCACCTCACCGCCGCCATGCAGGCGGCCGTCCGGCTCATCCTCGAGGAAGGGCTGGGCCAGCGCTTCCGCCGTCACGAGGTGGCCGCCACCGCGCTGCGGGCCGGCGTGCAGGCCATGGGGCTCGACCTGTTTCCCGATCCGTCGCTGTGGTCGAACACCGTGTCGTGCATCAAGGTGCCCAAGGCGGTGGAGCCCGCGGCCGTCGTCGCCCACATGCGCGATCGGCACGGCATCCTCATCGGCACCGGGCTCGACAAGCTTCGGACCAGTACGCTCCGCATCGGGACGATGGGGATCACGGCCAGTCCGCTCTTCGTGCTGCCGACGCTTTCGGCGCTGGAGCTGGCGTTGCGGGACCTGGGCCACAAGAGCGACCCGGGCGCCGGCCTCGCCGCCGCCCAGCGCGTCTTCGCCGACGCCTGAGCAGAAACGCGCCTGAGGAACGGGCGTGACGCAGCCACACGCACCTAGAGCAGCCCACCCTCGGCCTGAACCGAGCTCGCGGCCCCCGCTACAAATAGTCATTCCCGACGACTTCCCGTCGGTATTCGAGGGAACCGTCGCGCACGACCGGGCCCGGCAACTGGGTGAGGTGCACGTCTACACCGCTCACGGCGCCGAGGACGAAGCCGAGCTGATCCGCCGTATCGGCCGCGCCCGGGTGGCGATCAACATCCGGGCTCACGCCCGGTTCACCGAGCCGGTCTTCGCGGCCTGCCGGAACCTCAAGATGGTCTCCATCTGGGGAACGGGCACCGACAACATCGACCTGGATGCCGCCGGCCGGCACGGCGTGACGGTCTGCAACACGCCGGGGATCAATGCGCGGGCCGTCGCCGAGCACACGCTGGCCCTCATGCTGGCGGTGGCCCGGCGGATCCCCCGGATCGATCACGAGGTCCGGGAAGGCCGCTGGCCGCGCGATCTGCTGACCCAGCTGCTCGGCAAGACCCTGGGCGTGTTCGGAACGGGGACGATCGGCGCCCGCGTCATCGAGCTGGGCCGTGCGATCGGCATGACGGTGCTGGCCTGGAGCCTGCGCGGCGAGCCGGACCGCATCGCGGCCCTGGGCGCCCGGGCCGCGGGTAAGGAGGAGATCCTGCGCGAGGCCGACGTCATCTCGCTGCACCTGCGCCTGGTCCCCGAGACCCGCGCCTTCCTCACCCGCAAGGAGTTCGGCCTTGTGAAGCGCAGCGCGATTCTCATCAATACCGCGCGGGGGGCGTTGGTGGAGCGCGACGCCCTGCTCGATGCGCTGAGCCAGGGCAAGATCGCCGGCGCCGGCCTCGACGTCTTCCACGACGAGCCCCTGCGGCCCACCGATCCCGTCCTCAAGCTGGACAACGTCGTGCTCTCGCCGCACAACGCCGGTCAGACGCCCGAGGTCATCCGGGACGGCTTGCTCCGCGCGGTGGAAAACATCGAGCACTTCCTCGAGGGCCGTCCCACCGACGTCGTGGTGGCTCCCGCCCGCTGAGTCCGGCCTACCAGCCGTGTGACGCGTACCAGTCGTAGATCTCTTCGCCGGTGGTAAGCCAGACGCCCTTGTGCTTCTTGATGTAGTCGTAGACCGCCTCGAAGTACTTGATGCGATGCGGGACGCCGGAGATGTAGGGATGCACGGCGATGGCCATCACCCGCGGGTTCCGGGCGCCCTCCGCGTAGAGCCGGTCGAACTGGTCTCGGCACCGCTGGAGCCACTCCGACGACGAGTGGTGCTGGATGATCATCATGGGGATGTCGTTCAGCTCGACGGTATAGGGTACCGACACGAGCCGCCGCGCCGTCGTGCGGATCTCGTAGGGCTGGTCGTCGTTGACCCAATCCGAGACGTACTCGATCCCTTCTTCAGCGAGCAGATCGAGGGTCTCCCACGTCTCGGTCAGCCCCGGGCCCAGCCAGCCTTTGGGCTTGCGGCCCGTGAACTTCTCGAGCGTCTGGACCGTGTCGCGGATGACGGCGCGCTGATCGGGCAGCAGGTGCATGGCTCCCTGGACCATCCCGTGGCCCATGAACTCCCACTTGGCGTCGAGCATAGCCTGGGCCACCGCCGGATAGGACTCGCAGACGTGGGCGTTGATCGCCGTGGTGGCCCGGATCTTCCGCTTGCCCAGCGCCTCCAGGAATCGCCAGAACCCGACCCGCATCCCGTAATCGTGCCAGGCCCAGTTCGGCACATCCGGGACGACGGCCACGCCCTGGGGCGTCGTGAGGTATTGGCGCGGCATCGGCTTTTCCGGGCTCCACTCCTCCACGTTGACGATGGTCCAGACGGCGATCCGGGCCCCTTTGGGGAGCTTCCAGGGACGGCGGTGGGCGATGGGAGAGTACGGAAAGCGCTCCGATGGCAGTTTCACAGGCCCCTCCTCGCGAGGCTTTTCGATCGACCGGGCCGCGCGGGCCTATAGTACAATCACGACCCGTGACTCCGCCCCTGGGCATCGACATCCACTCGCACTTCTACCCGGAGAGCTACCTCAGACTGATCGAGCAGGAAGGGGCGGCCGCCGGCGCCCGGATCGACCGCAGCCGCGGTGACGGCCCGGCCATCGTGCTACCCGGAGTCAGCACCCCGCCGCTCTCGCCCGCCTACTGGGATCTCGACCTGCGCATCAAGGCCATGAACCGGACGGGCATCGCGGTACAGGCCCTGTCGCTCACCAGCCCCATGACGTACTTCGCCAGCCCCAGCCTGGGCCGGCGCCTGGCCCAGGTCTTCAACGACGCCCTGGCCCAAGCGCATACGGCCTACCCCGATCGCTTCGTGGGCTGCGCCACGTTGCCGATGCAGGATCCCGCGGCCGCCGTCGCCGAGCTGGAGCGGTCGGCTCGGCTGTCGGGCGTCCGCGCCGTCTACCTGGGCACCAACATCGGGGGGCGGGAGCTCTCGGACCAGGCGTTCTCCGCGCTGTTCGAGCGCTGCCAGGAGTACGAGCTGCCGATCTTCCTGCATCCCCTCAACGTCGTCGGCAGCGCGCGCCTGGGGCCCTTCTACCTCAGCAACCTGCTGGGCAACCCGTTCGACACGGCGATCGCCGCGGCCCATCTCGTCCTGGGCGGGGTGATGGACAAGTTTCCCCGGCTGCAGATATGTCTGCCGCACGCCGGCGGAGCCCTGCCCTACCTCTTCGGACGGCTTCAGCACGGGCAGCGCGTACGTCCCGAGGCCCGCGATCGGGCCCGGCGTCCCTTCGGCGCCTATCTCCGGCGCTTCACCTACGACACGATCAGCCACTCGCCGGAGGCGCTGCGCTACCTCATCGGCCTCGTGGGCGCCGACCGGGTCATGATCGGGAGCGATTTCTGCTTCGACATGGGCTACGAGCGGCCGCGAGACATCGTCACCAAGCGGCTGGGGCTCAAGGCGGTGGACCAGGCGCGGATCCTGCGCGGGAACGCCGCCCGCCTGCTGGGCCTGGGGACGGGGTGAGGGGGCGCGCGGCCGGCGCCGGCCGCCGCCTGCCGGCGTTCCTGCCCATCAGGTTCCATCTCCACCGCAATATCCGGAAGTACCCGGAGCTCTTCGCGCGGGCTCGCTCCGTCCTGGACGCGGTCGGCCTGGCCGGCGAAGCCGACGAGGCGGTGCGCAACCTGTCCCACGGCGACCGGATCACCTGGCAGTGACGCCCCTGTGAAAGCCATGGTGCTGCGCAAGCTGGGTGGCCCGCTCGAGCTGGCCGACGTGCCCGTTCCCCGTATCGGCCCCAACGACGCGCTCCTCCGCGTGCGCGCCACCGGTGTGGGGCTCACCGTGGTCATCATGGTCGGCGTCCCTGGCCGGGTGACGTCCTTCCCGCGGATCCCCGGCCACGAGGTGGCCGGAGAGGTCGTCGAGGTCGGCTCCGAGGTGACCACCGTGCGGCCGAGGGACCGGGTCACCTGCCACTTCTATCTGACATGCCACGCCTGCGCCTACTGCCGGAGCGGGCGGGAAACGCTGTGCACGGCGTTTCGGGGCAACGTCGGGATGGCGTGCGACGGCGGCTATGCCGAGTACATGGCCATTCCCGCCGCCAACCTCGTGCGAATCCCCGACGGGGTGTCGGACGTCGAGGCGGCCCTGGCCGCCGACGCCATCTGCACGCCGTACCACGCCTGCCGCGAGGAAGCGC from the Candidatus Methylomirabilota bacterium genome contains:
- a CDS encoding cation diffusion facilitator family transporter, with translation MMHEHRETAAGRSRRRLVAVLVLTGAFMLVETVGAIWTSSLALAADAGHMLTDVGGLALALFAVWIAGRPPTPAKTFGYYRVEILAALVNALILLVIAGVILTEAYRRLFAPPAIMAVPMLAIATVGLGVNLFSAWLLRRGARESLNIRGAYLEVVADALASVGVLVAGFVILLTGWTLVDPLVSAAIAVFIVPRTWRLLVQAVNVLLEGTPPHLQLDEIGAAMTQVAGVRRIHDLHVWTLTSGREAMSAHVVVEDLAESERLLDELHAVLHARFGIDHTTIQLEKDPGVALRIKRPTGV
- a CDS encoding NYN domain-containing protein, with amino-acid sequence MNGERKLALFIDFENIARGVKEAQYKQFEIKLVLERLLEKGKIIVRRAYADWSRFTEYKRPFHEWAIELIDVPQSRYSGKNSADIRMVVDALDLAYGKSHIDAFALVSGDSDFSPLVSKLRENDRYVIGLGVKSSSSDLLVANCDEFIFYEDLIRDTKKTNLLRGLPEKKAEAMAQLIDAIQALLRENKETLWGSMVKQTMIRKNPAFNESYYGYSTFSKLLEDAAKQKIVTLERDEKSGTYVITSLTEESGRAA
- a CDS encoding nitrite reductase (NAD(P)H) small subunit; protein product: MAFVSVATPDEIPIGHGLLVERNDRTVAIFNAGAGRFFACAASCPHEDGPLAEGWLEGDAVVCPWHGFDFDLATGRCRVDADLAIPVYPVRVSAGAVEVDLP
- a CDS encoding cupin domain-containing protein → MFWKILREEGDRRTVLTRYAPGATIPRHRHLGEEQIYVLEGSVADDTGTCTNGNYARRPPGCIHTVTSRAGALVLAVMSGGTERC
- a CDS encoding helix-turn-helix transcriptional regulator, which translates into the protein MAERAVPHVRKFLGQRLRALRKQRGLSQERLGRKSALSGKFIGEVERGEKSISVDSLYHVAVALEVPLRHLTDVRPGRRTPVPSEEAERLFAMVCAHRRPGEVRKALEVVRAMLGGAA
- a CDS encoding lipid-A-disaccharide synthase N-terminal domain-containing protein; the protein is MLTSEHVWVGIGLLGQALFSARFVVQWLATERKRRSVVPRQFWYFSIGGGLTLLAYAIYRVDPVFILGQAAGLLVYSRNLYFIHRYGGQAAEA
- a CDS encoding alanine--glyoxylate aminotransferase family protein; amino-acid sequence: MIWAQCQTRPVLMIPGPTELPPPVIQALNRPPAIHYDDSFDVGMLEPTTLALREVFRTRNEVLLLPGSGRTALEAGATSLIEPGDRVLVVGAGQFGVLMRDIMNRAGAAWSEFNVELGRPLDLTALAAEAERLRPKAITLVHNETSTGTTYPAAQVGEIARRVGALFMLDTVSALAGIDVRTDEWGVDLNMTGSQKCLAAPLGLALVSVSARAWEAMERRRRPSHSWSYDLLRWREHWIPESRGGRLSEGAPRRQPVSIPTHLTAAMQAAVRLILEEGLGQRFRRHEVAATALRAGVQAMGLDLFPDPSLWSNTVSCIKVPKAVEPAAVVAHMRDRHGILIGTGLDKLRTSTLRIGTMGITASPLFVLPTLSALELALRDLGHKSDPGAGLAAAQRVFADA
- a CDS encoding NAD(P)-dependent oxidoreductase: MHVYTAHGAEDEAELIRRIGRARVAINIRAHARFTEPVFAACRNLKMVSIWGTGTDNIDLDAAGRHGVTVCNTPGINARAVAEHTLALMLAVARRIPRIDHEVREGRWPRDLLTQLLGKTLGVFGTGTIGARVIELGRAIGMTVLAWSLRGEPDRIAALGARAAGKEEILREADVISLHLRLVPETRAFLTRKEFGLVKRSAILINTARGALVERDALLDALSQGKIAGAGLDVFHDEPLRPTDPVLKLDNVVLSPHNAGQTPEVIRDGLLRAVENIEHFLEGRPTDVVVAPAR
- a CDS encoding polysaccharide deacetylase family protein, whose amino-acid sequence is MKLPSERFPYSPIAHRRPWKLPKGARIAVWTIVNVEEWSPEKPMPRQYLTTPQGVAVVPDVPNWAWHDYGMRVGFWRFLEALGKRKIRATTAINAHVCESYPAVAQAMLDAKWEFMGHGMVQGAMHLLPDQRAVIRDTVQTLEKFTGRKPKGWLGPGLTETWETLDLLAEEGIEYVSDWVNDDQPYEIRTTARRLVSVPYTVELNDIPMMIIQHHSSSEWLQRCRDQFDRLYAEGARNPRVMAIAVHPYISGVPHRIKYFEAVYDYIKKHKGVWLTTGEEIYDWYASHGW
- a CDS encoding amidohydrolase family protein; this encodes MTPPLGIDIHSHFYPESYLRLIEQEGAAAGARIDRSRGDGPAIVLPGVSTPPLSPAYWDLDLRIKAMNRTGIAVQALSLTSPMTYFASPSLGRRLAQVFNDALAQAHTAYPDRFVGCATLPMQDPAAAVAELERSARLSGVRAVYLGTNIGGRELSDQAFSALFERCQEYELPIFLHPLNVVGSARLGPFYLSNLLGNPFDTAIAAAHLVLGGVMDKFPRLQICLPHAGGALPYLFGRLQHGQRVRPEARDRARRPFGAYLRRFTYDTISHSPEALRYLIGLVGADRVMIGSDFCFDMGYERPRDIVTKRLGLKAVDQARILRGNAARLLGLGTG